The genomic window GCCGGAGGCTCAAGCGGTGGCGAATCCGCAGCCATCGCCGCTGGCCTCTCTGCCTGTGGCTTCGGCAGTGACGGCGGCGGCTCAGTACGTGAGCCTGCGCACTTCACCGGCATCTGCGCACTCAAGCCAACTCCCGGCAGAATTCCGGCAGTCGGCCATCTACCACCGTGCGTCGGCCCGTTCTCGCTTTTAGGAGCCATCGGCCCCATGGCGCGAACCATCGCCGACGTATCTTTACTCTTCAACATCCTCTCGGGCCATGACGATGCCGATCCCACCGGCGCTCTCCTGCCTCTCCAGCGCTACACCACAGAAGAACTGCGACGAATCCCCATAGGCTTCTTCGAAGATGACAACATCACGCCCGTAACGCCAGAGACACGGCAGGCCATACAGGATGCAGTCCGTTCGCTGCGCAGCCAGGGTTTCCGCGTCGAACCCTTTCGCCCCCGCGCACTCGAACAAGCACGCAAACTCTGGTGGAAGTATTTCGTGCGTTGCGGAGCCATGCTGCTCAACCCCATCTTTGCAGGCAAAGAATCGCGCCTCAGCCCAACCTTTCAGGACTTCCTTACTATCGCCCGCCAGGATCCGCCGCTCAGCGGCGACGAACTACTCTCTGCATGGGCAGAGTGTGATGTCATAAGGGCCGCACTGCTTGAAGAGATGCGCGAATTCCCCATCCTGCTCATGCCAGTCTGTTCCGTCCCCGCCTTTCGTCACGGCGAGCGGGAATGGAACATCGACGGCCAGCAGGTCGCCTATCTTGACGCGATGCGCTACACCCAATGGTTCAACCTGCTCGGCGCACCCGCCGCTGTAGTGCCAGTTGGACGCTCGCCGGAAGGTCTGCCCATCGGCATCCAGATCGCAGGCCGACCTTATCAGGATGAAGCCGTGCTCGGCGTCGCTGCAGCTATCGAACACGACTTCGGCTACCAGCCCCCACCGAT from Granulicella sp. L56 includes these protein-coding regions:
- a CDS encoding amidase — protein: MSDLVLQPAVDLLAMISARKLSPLELAEEHILQIKRLNPQLNALIDFDEQRVRSQAIALEKAAPTGPLHGLPMTIKACIAVAGHRCETGSIFNKGHIPREDAIIVERSKQAGAVILGTTNCPEFLMAYETDNLLYGRTSNPWDLTRTAGGSSGGESAAIAAGLSACGFGSDGGGSVREPAHFTGICALKPTPGRIPAVGHLPPCVGPFSLLGAIGPMARTIADVSLLFNILSGHDDADPTGALLPLQRYTTEELRRIPIGFFEDDNITPVTPETRQAIQDAVRSLRSQGFRVEPFRPRALEQARKLWWKYFVRCGAMLLNPIFAGKESRLSPTFQDFLTIARQDPPLSGDELLSAWAECDVIRAALLEEMREFPILLMPVCSVPAFRHGEREWNIDGQQVAYLDAMRYTQWFNLLGAPAAVVPVGRSPEGLPIGIQIAGRPYQDEAVLGVAAAIEHDFGYQPPPMALS